One Methylosarcina fibrata AML-C10 DNA segment encodes these proteins:
- the msbA gene encoding lipid A export permease/ATP-binding protein MsbA: MKSKKQKNHQPGSAQVYKRLLAYVRPHRGLFLISFMGFLLYSGTQTLFAALVKHIIDTLQTEAREGMYYLPLLFSGLIVVHGIGAYLGNYFLAKVSTNVVHALRCQIFDKYTELPTAYFDSNNSGYMIARITNNVGEVTKATTDAVRTFVREGLTSVGLIIYLFYTNWMLSLVFVGITPIIVVLVTYVSRRLRMISKRIQESIGDMTHITSELVGGHRVVRSYGGETYERRRFLESSLYNRQQSLKLATTLAIHNPLMQLIIAIALSFLMYMALFFMQKASVGEFVGYLTAAFLLPRPIRQLSDANGEIQKGIVAAESLFVILDEAGEADSGDYEVTRSQGALEFKNLSFKYDGASDWALRDIDIKIEPGQTVALVGASGGGKSTLANLILRFYPHEAGEILLDGIEISRYKLANLRRQIALVTQQVILFNDTIANNIAYGALAGAGREQIEAAARDAYAMEFIDKLDQGLDTEIGENGVKLSGGQRQRLALARALLKDAPILILDEATSALDTESERYIQAALHKVMSNRTTLVIAHRLSTIENADMILVMEHGRIAERGTHQQLIQRGGVYARLYQMQFSEHSRQDEKILIDETDPR; the protein is encoded by the coding sequence ATGAAATCCAAAAAACAAAAGAACCACCAACCGGGCAGTGCACAGGTCTACAAACGGCTGCTGGCTTATGTCCGGCCGCACCGCGGGCTTTTTCTGATCAGTTTCATGGGCTTTCTGCTCTATTCAGGAACCCAGACTTTATTTGCGGCTCTGGTCAAACATATTATCGACACTCTGCAAACCGAAGCGAGGGAAGGCATGTATTATCTGCCGCTGCTGTTCAGCGGTTTGATCGTCGTTCACGGAATCGGCGCTTATCTGGGCAACTATTTTCTGGCCAAAGTGTCGACCAATGTGGTTCATGCGCTGCGCTGCCAGATTTTCGACAAGTATACCGAACTGCCTACCGCTTATTTCGATTCGAACAACAGCGGCTACATGATCGCCCGGATCACGAACAATGTCGGCGAAGTGACCAAGGCGACCACGGACGCGGTGCGCACGTTCGTGCGCGAAGGCTTGACCTCGGTGGGATTGATCATTTATCTGTTTTATACCAACTGGATGTTGTCGCTGGTGTTCGTCGGCATAACGCCGATTATCGTCGTGCTGGTGACCTACGTCAGCAGGCGGCTGCGCATGATCAGCAAGCGCATTCAGGAATCGATAGGCGACATGACCCACATCACTTCCGAATTGGTCGGCGGTCATCGCGTGGTGCGCAGTTACGGCGGTGAGACCTACGAACGCCGCCGTTTTCTGGAAAGCAGCCTGTATAACCGGCAGCAGTCGCTGAAACTGGCCACCACGCTGGCGATACACAACCCTTTGATGCAATTGATTATCGCGATCGCGCTGTCTTTTCTGATGTACATGGCGCTGTTTTTCATGCAGAAAGCCAGCGTCGGCGAATTTGTCGGCTATCTGACCGCGGCGTTTTTATTGCCAAGGCCGATCCGGCAACTGAGCGATGCGAACGGCGAAATTCAGAAAGGCATCGTGGCGGCCGAATCGCTGTTCGTCATCCTGGACGAAGCGGGCGAGGCGGATTCCGGCGACTACGAGGTCACAAGAAGCCAAGGGGCTCTGGAGTTTAAAAATCTGTCGTTCAAGTACGACGGCGCGAGCGATTGGGCTCTGAGGGACATCGACATTAAAATCGAGCCCGGCCAGACCGTCGCTTTGGTGGGGGCATCCGGAGGCGGCAAGAGTACTCTGGCCAATTTGATCCTGCGTTTCTATCCGCACGAGGCCGGCGAAATTTTGCTCGACGGGATCGAAATCAGCCGTTATAAACTGGCCAATCTGCGCCGGCAAATTGCGCTGGTAACCCAGCAGGTCATACTATTTAATGATACGATCGCCAATAACATTGCCTATGGCGCTTTGGCGGGCGCAGGCCGGGAGCAAATCGAAGCGGCCGCCCGCGATGCTTATGCGATGGAGTTTATAGATAAGCTGGATCAGGGGCTCGATACCGAAATCGGCGAAAACGGCGTCAAGCTGTCGGGGGGGCAACGGCAGCGTCTGGCATTGGCCAGGGCTTTGTTAAAGGATGCGCCGATACTGATTCTCGACGAAGCGACGTCGGCGCTCGATACCGAATCCGAACGCTATATTCAGGCGGCTTTGCACAAGGTAATGAGCAATCGCACGACGCTGGTGATCGCGCATCGGTTATCGACGATAGAAAACGCCGACATGATCCTGGTGATGGAGCATGGGCGCATCGCAGAGAGAGGCACGCATCAGCAATTGATTCAGCGCGGCGGTGTTTATGCCAGGTTGTATCAGATGCAGTTCAGCGAGCATTCCCGGCAGGACGAAAAGATTCTGATAGATGAAACGGATCCGCGTTAA
- the hldE gene encoding bifunctional D-glycero-beta-D-manno-heptose-7-phosphate kinase/D-glycero-beta-D-manno-heptose 1-phosphate adenylyltransferase HldE, whose product MIAKAPDFGRARIIVVGDVMLDRYWSGHAARISPEAPVPVVRVKSSEERIGGAGNVALNIAKLGGKVTLLGVVGDDKEGALLKEMLEAENVRCDFLTMAATRTICKLRIMAQHQQLIRLDFEDTPIGFDSGELTARLRRHLSDHDVVVFSDYAKGTLADVTAYIAAAKQAGLKVLVDPKGDDYRRYARADLITPNLAEFLAVAGTCAGERDVLEKGRDLLRRCQLQAVLLTRGEAGMMLIQETEEHSLPARAKDVFDVTGAGDTVIAVMSLAVALNLPLPEAMYLANLAGGIVVGKLGTSTVTPEELTRAMHGDKDLLYGIVSEDELMHIVARAKAHNERIIMTNGCFDLLHAGHVTYLEQAKALGDRLIVAVNSDASVKKLKGESRPINGLQERMIVLSALACVDWVVAFEEETPERLYCRLLPDVVVKGGDYTPDQVAGADCVVKAGGEVRILQFVDGQSTTAMINKARENR is encoded by the coding sequence ATGATCGCTAAGGCGCCTGATTTTGGCCGGGCTCGTATCATTGTCGTGGGCGACGTCATGCTGGACCGCTACTGGTCCGGGCACGCGGCGCGCATTTCTCCGGAAGCGCCGGTGCCGGTGGTGCGAGTCAAAAGCAGCGAAGAGCGAATCGGCGGGGCCGGCAATGTAGCGCTCAATATCGCCAAGCTCGGCGGCAAGGTGACGCTGCTCGGCGTCGTGGGCGACGATAAGGAAGGCGCTCTGCTGAAAGAAATGCTCGAGGCCGAAAACGTCCGCTGCGATTTTTTAACCATGGCAGCAACGCGCACGATATGCAAGCTGCGAATCATGGCTCAGCATCAGCAACTGATACGCCTTGATTTTGAAGATACGCCGATCGGCTTCGACTCCGGCGAATTGACGGCCAGGCTGCGTCGGCATTTGTCGGATCATGACGTGGTTGTTTTCTCCGATTACGCGAAAGGAACCCTGGCCGATGTTACAGCTTATATTGCCGCCGCCAAGCAGGCCGGGTTGAAAGTATTGGTCGATCCGAAAGGCGACGACTATCGGCGCTATGCCCGAGCGGACCTGATTACTCCGAACCTGGCTGAGTTTCTTGCTGTCGCCGGAACTTGCGCCGGCGAGCGGGACGTGCTGGAAAAAGGCCGGGATCTGCTGCGGCGGTGTCAATTGCAAGCCGTCTTGTTGACCCGGGGCGAAGCCGGCATGATGCTGATTCAGGAAACCGAGGAGCATTCTTTGCCTGCCCGGGCCAAAGACGTGTTCGACGTGACCGGCGCCGGAGATACGGTCATCGCCGTCATGTCGTTAGCCGTAGCCTTAAATCTGCCGTTGCCGGAAGCCATGTATCTGGCCAATCTGGCGGGCGGCATCGTCGTCGGCAAGCTGGGTACCTCGACGGTAACGCCGGAGGAGCTGACGCGCGCCATGCACGGCGACAAGGATTTGCTCTACGGCATCGTGTCCGAAGATGAACTGATGCATATCGTGGCCAGAGCAAAGGCCCATAACGAGCGGATCATCATGACCAACGGCTGTTTCGATCTTTTGCACGCGGGCCACGTCACCTATCTGGAGCAAGCCAAAGCTTTGGGAGACCGTTTGATCGTGGCGGTCAACTCGGATGCTTCGGTGAAAAAATTGAAAGGAGAATCGAGGCCGATCAATGGTTTGCAGGAGCGCATGATCGTGTTGTCGGCGCTGGCTTGTGTGGACTGGGTGGTGGCGTTCGAAGAAGAAACGCCTGAACGCTTGTATTGCCGCTTGTTGCCGGATGTCGTAGTCAAAGGCGGCGATTATACGCCCGATCAGGTGGCCGGAGCCGATTGCGTCGTCAAGGCGGGAGGCGAAGTCCGGATTTTGCAATTCGTCGACGGACAATCGACGACGGCGATGATTAACAAAGCGAGAGAAAATAGATGA
- a CDS encoding glycosyltransferase family 2 protein, whose amino-acid sequence MNPISVIVTTYNWPEALTLCLDSLFAQSDPNFEIIVADDGSSANNLEKTRRYGENGKIPVQYVHHEDQGFRAGTIRNKAAARANGDYLLFVDGDCLMRPDFVETHRRLAEAGCFVPGNRILLSRAFTDRVLGERLPLYSKPWLYFLPLRLLGKINRISALMKLPLGRLRHLQPAKWQKAMTCNLGVWKNDFIKVNGFDELFEGWGYEDSDLVIRLIHAGVRRKEGRFAAPVLHLWHPHHDKSRQDVNYRRLLERLEKQDLTMAEKGISQYLSPSLIKSKALA is encoded by the coding sequence ATGAATCCGATCTCCGTTATTGTCACTACCTATAACTGGCCCGAGGCGTTGACACTTTGCCTGGACAGCCTGTTTGCCCAGTCGGATCCGAATTTTGAAATCATTGTCGCCGATGATGGGTCGTCCGCAAACAATCTGGAAAAAACCCGGCGCTATGGTGAAAATGGAAAGATTCCGGTGCAGTACGTTCATCATGAGGACCAGGGCTTCCGGGCTGGAACGATCCGAAACAAGGCCGCTGCCAGAGCCAACGGCGATTATTTGCTGTTTGTCGACGGCGACTGTCTGATGCGCCCGGATTTTGTCGAGACCCACCGCCGCCTGGCGGAAGCCGGCTGTTTTGTTCCGGGCAACCGGATTCTGCTGAGCCGTGCTTTTACGGACCGGGTGCTCGGCGAAAGGCTGCCGCTTTATTCGAAACCGTGGCTTTATTTTCTGCCGTTGCGGCTTCTGGGTAAAATAAACCGGATCTCCGCCTTGATGAAATTGCCGCTGGGGCGGCTGCGGCATCTACAGCCCGCAAAATGGCAGAAGGCGATGACCTGCAATCTGGGCGTCTGGAAAAACGATTTTATCAAGGTGAACGGTTTCGACGAACTGTTCGAAGGCTGGGGTTATGAAGATTCGGATCTGGTGATCCGCCTGATCCATGCCGGCGTCAGGCGCAAGGAAGGGCGGTTTGCGGCGCCGGTCCTGCACTTATGGCATCCTCACCATGATAAAAGCCGACAGGACGTCAACTATCGGCGCTTGTTGGAACGCCTGGAGAAACAGGATCTGACAATGGCCGAGAAAGGCATCTCCCAGTATCTGTCTCCTTCTCTCATAAAATCCAAGGCTTTGGCCTAA
- the rfaD gene encoding ADP-glyceromanno-heptose 6-epimerase, whose protein sequence is MIIVTGGAGFIGSNLVRALNDRGEKDIVLVDHLANGRKMLNLADLEIADYFDKSEFVQKFETPGFLKNIKAVFHQGACSATTEWDGRFVMENNYDYSKRLLDGCIARNAPFLYASSASVYGSGRHGFRVDRRCEHPINMYAYSKFQFDQYVRRLLPETSIPIVGFRYFNVYGPREQHKGAMSSTAYHFNRQVIEQKKARLFEGSDGMADGEQRRDFIHVGDVVDVNLWFWDHPERRGIYNVGTGKAETFNAVAQAVIDWHGEGVIEYIPFPEHLKGAYQSYTQADISGLREAGYEKEFLTVKQGVAKYLDWLNADLANKL, encoded by the coding sequence ATGATCATAGTTACCGGTGGTGCGGGGTTTATCGGCAGTAATCTGGTGCGGGCGCTGAATGATCGCGGCGAAAAAGACATCGTGTTGGTCGATCATCTGGCTAACGGCCGGAAAATGCTTAATCTGGCCGATCTCGAAATTGCAGATTATTTCGATAAATCCGAATTCGTCCAAAAGTTTGAAACCCCTGGTTTTCTAAAGAACATAAAGGCTGTTTTTCACCAAGGGGCATGTTCTGCAACGACGGAATGGGACGGTCGTTTCGTGATGGAAAACAATTACGACTATTCAAAGCGCCTGCTCGATGGGTGCATCGCCAGGAATGCGCCGTTTCTTTATGCCTCGTCCGCTTCCGTTTACGGTAGCGGCCGTCACGGCTTTCGGGTGGATCGCCGGTGCGAACATCCGATCAATATGTATGCTTATTCGAAGTTTCAATTCGACCAATACGTGCGCAGGCTCCTCCCGGAAACTTCCATTCCGATCGTCGGCTTTCGTTATTTCAATGTCTACGGTCCACGGGAACAGCATAAAGGGGCGATGAGCAGCACTGCGTATCATTTCAATCGTCAGGTCATCGAACAAAAAAAAGCCCGGCTGTTCGAAGGCAGCGACGGCATGGCTGACGGCGAGCAAAGGCGCGATTTTATCCACGTCGGCGACGTGGTCGACGTGAACCTGTGGTTCTGGGATCATCCGGAACGCCGGGGCATCTATAATGTCGGCACCGGCAAAGCCGAAACCTTTAATGCCGTCGCGCAAGCGGTCATTGACTGGCATGGCGAAGGGGTCATTGAATACATTCCGTTCCCTGAGCATCTGAAAGGCGCTTATCAAAGTTATACTCAGGCCGATATTTCGGGCTTAAGAGAAGCCGGCTATGAAAAAGAATTTCTTACTGTAAAACAGGGGGTTGCGAAATATTTGGACTGGCTGAACGCGGATCTTGCGAATAAATTATAA
- a CDS encoding glycosyltransferase family 2 protein, with protein sequence MLSVILIVKNEALHIGSCLESVAWADEIIVLDSGSADETVAVCWQYTPHVYETDWPGFGVQKQRALEKARGDWVLSIDADEIVTPELRDEIERAIRSERYSGFEIPRLSRYCGKPMHHGGWWPDYVLRLFRREKGRFTESAVHERVLLQGETGRLKNPLLHNAFVDLDEVLHKVNSYSSLGARVLAQKGVRSSLSKAVLKAVWTFIRTYFIKASVLDGRHGFMLAVSNAEGTYYKYVKLLELQTRNPLQR encoded by the coding sequence TCATCGTCAAGAATGAAGCGCTGCATATCGGTTCTTGCCTGGAATCGGTGGCCTGGGCCGATGAAATCATCGTACTCGACTCCGGCAGTGCCGATGAAACCGTCGCCGTTTGCTGGCAATATACTCCTCACGTCTACGAAACCGACTGGCCCGGATTCGGTGTCCAGAAACAGCGTGCCCTGGAAAAAGCCCGTGGCGATTGGGTGTTGTCGATCGATGCCGACGAGATCGTTACTCCGGAGTTGAGAGACGAAATCGAGCGGGCGATCCGGTCGGAGCGCTACAGCGGCTTCGAAATTCCCCGGTTGTCCCGCTATTGCGGCAAGCCCATGCATCACGGCGGCTGGTGGCCGGATTATGTGCTTCGCCTTTTTCGGCGCGAAAAAGGGCGCTTTACCGAGTCGGCGGTGCACGAACGCGTCCTGCTGCAAGGCGAAACCGGCCGGCTCAAGAATCCGTTGCTGCACAATGCGTTTGTTGATCTGGACGAGGTATTGCACAAGGTCAACAGCTACTCCTCGCTGGGGGCTCGGGTGCTGGCACAAAAAGGCGTCCGCTCTTCTTTGAGCAAAGCGGTGCTGAAGGCCGTCTGGACCTTTATTCGCACCTATTTCATCAAGGCTTCGGTGCTGGACGGACGCCATGGATTCATGCTGGCTGTTTCCAATGCCGAGGGCACTTATTATAAATACGTCAAACTGCTGGAATTACAGACTCGCAACCCCCTTCAGCGATGA